GCCCACCCGGGCCAGCGCCTCGGGCACCTGCTCAAGCGGAAACGTGCGGTCGATGTGGATGTCGAGTTCACCGCCGGCGCAAAGGCCGGCCACCGGGCCGAAATGCTGCGGACCCTCCTGGACGGCGAGCACGCCCAGCCGGCGACCGGTGAGAAGGCCGGCGACCGTGCCGGCCGTCAGCACGCGCAGCAGCGTCGACACCGAGCCGCCGACACATCGGTAGCGACCGCCGGGCGCCAGCGCCCGGCGGTAGGCGAACACCGAGCGGTGGGCGACCAGGTCGAGGATCAGATCGTACGGCCCGGCGCGGGTGAAGTCGGTGCGGCGGTAGTCGAGCACCTCGTCGGCGCCGAGCGACCGCATGAAGTCCAGCTTGCCGGCGTTGTCGACGCCGGTGACGTGCGCGCCGAGCCGTTTGGCGAGCGGGATCGCGAACGAACCGGAGCCGCCGCCCGCGCCGTTGATCAGGACTCGGCGCCCGGCTGCGGCTCCGGCGATGCCCTGCCAGGCGATCGCCCCGGCCTGGGGGATCGCCGATGCCTGTGCGAAGGTCAGCGCCGCGGGCTTCACCGCCAGCGCCGATTCCGGGGCGGTCGCGTACTCGGCGAAGCCGCCCTTGGCCTGCAGGTTGTCGCCGTACACCTGATCGCCGGGGCGAAACCGGGTGACATCCGGCCCGACGGCCTCGACCCAGCCGGCGATGTCGGAGCCCAGGATGCGGCGTGCCGGAGCGCGCAGCCCGCCGACGCGCGCGTACAGCGGCGTGCCGCGCAGGCACTCCCAGTCGCTCAGGTTGACCGACGTCGCCGCGACCTTGACGAGGACCTGGCCGGCGCCGGGGACCGGCACGGGGAGTTCGTCGAGCCTGAGCACGGCGGGCGGCCCGTACCGGTCGTACACCATTGCTCGCATCCGCGGACGTCCCACCTCTCGGTTGTTAGCACGCCGGGACAAACGGACCGTCCAGACGGCATCCAGTGCCGGTCCATCGCCGGCCCCCAGGCTGGAGCAAATCCAGTCCTACGGGAGGCGAGAATGACGCAACGACGGAGCATCCGCACGGCCCTGCTGGGCCTGATCCTGGCCGCCGCCTTTCTGATGGCCGCGGCGGCGCTGGCCAGCCCGGCCCAGGCGTCAGCCAAGGGCTTCCACAAGGTGCCTTACAACAGCGCGGCGATCAGCACGACGAAGCCGCGTGCCGCCACCGTCACCACGGTCACCGGGCGGGGTGCCGCCACCGCCGCCACCCCGCTGGTCGGCTTCTGCACCTTCGACGGGTACGACGGCGTGACCTCGTACATCGGGTGTTCGATCGTGGGACCCGCGACGGTGTACGTCTACTGCAGCAACGGGAACATCTTCTACGGTTACCTGCCGGCCGCCGGTGTCTACTCACTGACCGCGAGGCCCTGCTACGCCACGGGTTACAGCCTCGTGTGAGCCGGACCCGGCACGGTCGGATGTGGCGTCAGGCCGCGCCGGGCCCGCGCGGCCTGATGCTCGTCGCCGATCTCGGTGGCGAGCATCAGCGCCGCGGTGTACTGGGCGCGGGCCGCCGCATGGTCCCCGGCGGCGGTCAGTGCCTCGCCGAGACTGTTGCACGCGTTCGCCTCACCGGCGCGTTCGCCGAGCCGGCGGAAGATCTCCAGGGCCTGCCGGATCAGGGCGAGGGCTCCGGCCGGATCGTCGCGTCGCAGCCGGGCCAGGCCCAGCCCGTCCAGCGCGTACCCCTCGCCGGCCGGTTCGTTGCCGCGGCGGCACAACTCCAGCGCGGCGCGAGCGAGCTGCTCCGCCCGTTCGTACGCCCCACCGCGCGACGCGATGTGGCTGATACTGATCAGCGCGTACGCCTCACCGGTCGCGTCCTCGATCCGGCGGCAGATGTCGACCGCGGCGCGCAACGGCGCGACGGCCTGATCGTCGCGTCCCTGGCGCAGGTAGACCTGGCCCAGATTGCCCAGGCCGCGGGCCTCGCCGGTGGAGTCCCCGGCCTGCCGGCACAGGGCGATCGCCTCGGCCAGCCGCTCGGCCGCTTCCGGGAAGCGACCCTGCCGCTGGTAGACGTGGCCGAGGTTGCCCACGGCACGGGCCTGCGCGACCGGATCCGCGATCACCGCGGCCAGACTGGCGGCCCGCTCCAGTCGCTGCACCGCTTCCGGATAGCGGCCCTGCTGCGCCAGGATGACCGCGAAGTTGGTCTCCAGGTGCGCCTCCTGGCGCCGATCCCGGACCTGGACGGCCGCCTGCAACGCGTGAGTGTGCAGTGTGGTCGCCTCGTCGTAGTGGCCGGCACTCTCCAGGTAGCGCAACAGGATGATGGTGAGCGCGGTGGTGTGCTCGGGCCGGCCGTGCCGGGCGGCGTGCACCGCGGTGGCGACCAGGTTGGCGCGTTCGGCGTCCAGCCAGCTCAGGCTGAGCGCCGCGGTGTGCAGGTCGGGCGCCGGCGTGCCGTGCCGGGCGCTGTCGAGCAGTCGGCGTCGCTCGGCCGGGTACAGGGTGTCGATCGCGGTCTGCGCCGCGCCGCGGTAGTAGCCCAGCAGACCGGCCAGGGCCTCCGCCCGGCTCTTTTCGTCGTCCTCGGCGACCAGTTGGGCGGCGTAGGCGCGGAGCAGATCGTGCAGCGCGTACCGGTCGCCGTCGGCGCGGCCCAGGAGATGTGCCCGGGCCAGGACGTCCGCGCTGCGGCGGGCGGTCGCCGGATCCTCGCCGCAGAGCGCGGCCAGCGCATAGCTGTCGATGTCCGGGCCGGGGTGCAGGCCGAGTAGCCGGAAGATCCGCGCCACCGGCGGTGGCAGATGCCCGTAGGACCAGGAGAAGACCGCCCCGACGTCGGTTCGCGGATCGGACCCGGTGACCAGCAAATCCAATCTCCGGTGCTGGTCGGAGAGCTCGTCGACCAGGGTGGCCAGGGGCGCGGTGCCGCGCATCGCGGCCAGCTCGGCGACGATGCGCAGGGCCAGCGGAAGCCGAGCGCACTGGACCGCGAGCGCTGCCGCGGCTTGTGCCTCCACACCGACCCGCGCGCCGAGCAGCCGGGTGAACAGGACCATCGCGTCGGGCAGCGGAAGCAGGTCGAGCTCCAGTCGTTTCGCGTCGTGCCCGACGACCAGGCCGGTCAGCGAGTCCCGGCTGGTGACCAGCACGACGCAGGTGCCGGTGCCGGGCAGCAGCGGCCGGACCTGGTCCACCGAGGCCGCGTTGTCCAGCAGCAGGAGCATCCGGCGGCCGGCGAGCATGCTGCGCAGGCGCGCGACCCGCTCCCCCAGCGTCACCGGGATGGCCTCGGGCGGCAGGCCGAGCGAACGGAGGAACCCGGCCGGAGCGTCCCCGGGTGCCATCGGCTGCTCCGGATCGTAACCACGCAGGTCGACGTAGAGCTGTCCGTCGGCGAACCGGTCGCGGCGCCTCTGCGCCCAGCGCACGGCGAGCGTGGTCTTGCCCACCCCGGGCGTGCCGGAGAGCACGATGATACGCAGCGCGGTGTCCGGGCCGTCCCGGTCCGCCAGCGCAAGGTGATCGAGCTGGGCAAGCTCGGCCTCGCGGCCGACGAAGCCACCGAGATCCGGCGGCAGCTCGGCAGGCACCGGCGTGCGAGGTACGCGCGGCGCGGTCGGCCCGCCCGGCTTCGGCGTCTCCTCACGCAGCAGCGCCTCGTGCGCCGCGGCCAGCTCCGGGCCGGGGTCCACACCCAGCTCCTCGACGAGCAACTCGCGCACCGCGTGGTACGTGGCGAAGGCTTCGGCCCGCCGCCCGGCCGCTTGGTAGGCGCGGATCAGCCGGGCCTGGCCGGCTTCGTCCAGGGGCCGGGCCGCGGCCGCTTCGGCGAGCAGCGCCACCGCCCGCTCGGCGCGGCCGTCAGCCAGCAGCGCCTCGGCGTGCCGAACCAGGACGCCATACCGCTCCTCGGCAAGGGCGATCAAGGCAGGATGCCCGCTGAGGACCGGAACGTCTGCGAGCGGATCGCCTTTCCAGCAGCCGAGGGCCTCGTCGAGCCGGTCGAGCCGCGCCAGCCGCCGGAACTCGAAGAGGTCGACGCAGCCGGACGGGGCATCGATCCGGTAGCCGTCGCCCGCCCGGGGGATCAGCCGGCTGGCCCGGCGCGCCGGGCGGCCCGGTTCGAGTGCCCGGCGCAGGTGTTTCACCCGGGTCTGCAGAATGTTGACCGCGCTCTCCGGCGGTTCGTCCGCCCAGATCGCCTCGATCAGCGCCGACCGGGTCACCGGCCGGCCACCGGCCAGGACGAGCAACCCCAGGACCGCCCGCTGCCCGGCAGGACCCAGGTCGACGGGCCGGCCGTCGAGCCAGGCCCCGGTGAGGCCGAGTACCTGAATCCGTAGCGCCATTGCCGTCCAGTCGAAAACCAGTGATGGCCGCCATCCTTCCCGTCAAGCATTGAAACACGGCGTTGGGAGGGAAAATGTCAGAAATCTTCCGGGTGCTGGCTACGGCGACGGCCGTGCTGGCACTGGCCGTACCGGCTGGTGCTGCCGCCGCCACGCCGAGCACGGCCGGCGACCCTGTGGCGGCCTGCGCGATCGACTACGGCTGGGTGCAGGTCCGCCCGCTCGTATACATAGGATCCGTTGCGATCCACAACACCGGAACGGCAGTGATCAACGGGTGGACCCTGAGCTTCCCGCTCCGGGAGCCGCAGCGGGTGATCTCGTCCCGGACCGCCACCTTCGCATCGCTCTCCGATCCGGTCATCGCCCACAACATCGAGAGCAACGGTGTGGTGGCGCCGGGCTCAGCGGTCACCGTGACGTTCGCGGCCAGCGGCGTCGGCACCGCTGTCACCGACTTCACGGTCAACGGCACGGCCTGCACCTTGACCGCACCATGAGGTGAACGTGACCACCGCGGTCCGGAGCCGACCGGCGCTGCGAGGGCACCGACCGGTAGCTGGCAAAATCGCGGCATGAGCGCTCCCGAGCTGGTCCTGGTGCTGCGGTACCGGAAAGCGGTGACCTATGGCTTCCACGCGCTGCTGGGCGCGCTGGGTGAGCACGAGACCGCGACCTGGTTCGAGGTGCGGTTCGGGGAGAGCGCCGAGGAGACGGCACGGCACATCCGGGAGGCGGGCGATGTTCGTACGTTAGTCCTCTGGTCTTTTTATTCTCCTGACGCCGCGGCTTTGGCGGATGAGCTGAAGCAGATCAGGGCGCTGGCGGACGGGCCACAGGTGACGCATCTGGCCGGTGGGGTGCATGCGACCGCGGAGCCGATGCAGACGCTGGACGCCGGGTGGGACATGGCGGCGATCGGGGAGGGCGAGTCGACGCTGCTCAGCCTGGTCGACGCGAAGGGTGACCCGGCCGGGATCACCGGGCTGGCCTATCGGGACGCGGACGGCAAGCTGGTCAGGACCGGGAAGGCGAAGCAGCGGCCGCTGGACGACTTTCCCGGGTTCGCGCTCAAGTGGGACCGGTTCAACGCCCTGGAGATCACGCGGGGCTGCATCTACGCCTGCCGGTTCTGCCAGACGCCGTTCATGTTCTCCGCGCGGTTCCGGCATCGCAGCCTGGCGAACGTGCGCTGGCACGTCGACCAGATGCGAGCTCGTGGGCTGCGGGACGTCCGGTTCATCACGCCGACCGCGTTGAGTTACGGCACGCAGACCGACGAGCCGGACCTGGCCGCCGTCGAGGAGCTGCTGGCGAGTTGCCGGGAGGGGATCGGGCCGAACGGGCGGGTCTTCTTCGGGTCGTTCCCCAGCGAGATCCGGCCCGAGCACGTCAGCCGGGAGGCGCTGCGGCTGGTCAAGAAGTACTGCGACAACAACAACATCATCGTGGGCGCGCAGTCCGGATCGGACCGGGTGCTCGACGCGGCCAAGCGTGGACACGGGGTCGAGGAGGTCAAGCGGGCGGCGCGACTCGGCATCGAGGAGGGCTTCCGGATCAACGTCGACATGATCTTCGGGATGCCGGGGGAGGGCGAACAGGACGTCGCCGACTCGTTGAGGCTGGCCCGGGAGCTGGCCGATCTCGGCGCCCGGATCCACGCGCACACCTTCATGCCGCTGCCCGGCACGCCGTGGCGGGACGCGCCGCCCGGTGACGTCGACCCGGAGACGATCCGTGAGGTGGACCGGCTGTCGCGGCGGGGCGCCCTCTACGGCCACTGGCAGAAGCAGCGGGACCACGCCGCCAGGCTGGCCGCGGCGGCGGAGGCGTATCCGCGGCCGGGCCGCAGCCGCACGCTGCTGCCCACCGTGCCACCGCAGACTCGACTCCCTCAAGGGGATTGACCCTCCAGCAACCTGAGACCCCATGCTGGGTGCATGCCAGACATCAGCCTCGGCGTCTTCACCGGTTACTTCGAGCGGGCCACTCGGCCGTTCACGGGACATGACATGGGCCACGTCCGCGGCCGTGATGCAACCGTGATCGCGCCGGGCCCGTCAAAGAATCGTGAGAGAAACTCGATCACGGCGCCGCGCGGGGCCGATCCACCCTCGTTCGGGTGGTGGGCATCGCCGGGGCCGGCGGCGTGCGCCATCGACCAAGCAGCCGAGGAACAGCTGGCCGATCCTGGCCGCCGGCCTCCTCCTGGCCGGTTGCGGCACGGCCGTGCTGGCCCAGGTGCCGCAGGATCCGGCGTCGCGGGCGCAGGCCTCGCTGGCACACGCTCCGCAAGGGAGCTCGCCGCCGCGGGTGCCACCCAGCAAGGCGCAGGTGCCGGAGGGGACGCCGAGGTCACCGGCTCGGATCACGTATCCGGCCGCCGGTCACGAGAAGTTCGCGGTCGCCTCGGGGGAGACCGCGGCTCCGGCCGGCAAGAAGGGCGAGTTGCTGCACTACCAGGTCGCCGTCGAGCGGGACATCCACGGCGTCACCGCTGACGAGTTCGCCCGCACGGTGACCGCGACGCTGCGTGACCCGCGCAGCTGGACCGCGGGCGGCGAGTGGCGGCTCCAGCGTGTCGGGCCGGGGGACCGGGCCGACTTCGTGGTGCGCCTGGTGACTCCGAAGACGCGCGATGCGCTCTGCGCCGGTGCCCGGGACGGTTACACGTCCTGCCGTTCCGGAGACAAGGTGGTGGTCAACGTGGCCCGCTGGGTCAAAGGCGTTCCCGGCTACGGCGCCGGCCTCGACGCCTACCGGCAATACGTGATCAATCACGAGGTCGGGCATCGCCTCCATCAGGCCCACGAGCTGTGCCCGGGCAAGGGCGATCCCGCGCCGGTCATGCAGCAACAGACGCTCGGCCTGCACGGTTGCACCGCCAACGCCTGGCCCTTCCTCAACGGCGACCGCTACCGGGGCCGCATCGGCGCCTACGACGACAACGTCCCACCCCGCGACAAAGGCAACCCCTGACCCCTTCTTTCGGTACGCCGTGAGCACACGCCCGCCCCGGGACTGGGTCACCCGTGGGCACGCGCCCGCCCAGGGACTGTGGAGGGCCATGGGCACACGCCCGCCCAGGGACTGTGGAGGGCCATGGGCACGCGCCCGCCCAGGGACTGTGGAGGGCCATGGGCACACGCCCGGCCCGGGACTGAGAACGGCCGTGAACACGGGCCTGGCTGGGGACTGGGTCACCCGTGGGCACGCGCCCGTGTCGGGATTGTGGACGGCCGGGAGTATGCGCCTGCGCTGGGGCCGGGGATCGCCGTGAGCATGAGCCTGCGCTGGGGCGCGGGTTGCCGGGAGCGCGGGCGTGGCTGGGGACTGGGTCACCCGTGGGCACGCGCCCGTGTCGGGACTGGGGCAGGCCGGGAGTATGCGCCTGCGCTGGGGCCGGGGATGGCCGTGAGCACACGCTCGGCCCGGGACTGGGGATGGCCGGGAGCACGGGCCGGGCTGGGGACTGGGTTTCGGCGTGGGCACGCGCTCACGCCGGGACTGGGACGGCCGTGGGCACGCGCCCGCGGCGGGGCCCGAGACGGCCGTGGGCACCAGTCGACCCCTCCGGCTGGTGTCCACGGTTTCCGGCATCAGACCGTGGCCGCGACCGGCTCGGGCGTCGGCGCGGTGTCGGCCGGGACGGGGTGGGCGGTGGTGCGGCCCGACCAGACGGCGGCGTTGAGGGCGGCCCAGGCGGCGCCGAGGAGGACGGCGGCGACGGTTTCGCTGAGGCGGCCCCAGCCCAGGTATACCCAGCAGCCGGCACCGGTGACGATGACCGTGGAGGCTGACGTCCAGACGGTGACCTGCCACTTCCAGGGCAGGCCGGAGGAGAGCAGCCAGGCGAGCAGGCCGAGGGCGGCGGCGGTCTGCGCGGTGGCTCCGGCGGACATGTCGGCCAGCGCGGTGGCCGCGGCGTCCAGCGGCACCGACCCGTCGTATTCCGCGGGTGACGGGAAGGCGAGGTGGTCCGCGGCGCGCCAGCCCGGGTGGGGGATGACGGCGAGCGCGGTCTCCAGCACGATCGCCGGCAGCACCGGGCCGGCCGCCTCGAACAAGCCGGCCCAGAAGCCTCGAGTGGCCGGGCGGCGGGTCCACCACCAGCGGAGCAGCGCTACCGCTACGGCCAGCGTCAGCGGCACTCTCGGGGAGAGGCTGGTGGCGGTGGAGAGGGCGAACCAGTAACCGTCCGAGGTCCACTGCGAACGGGTCCAGTCGGCGACGGCGTCGTCGGCGGCGGCCAGGCCGCTGAAGCGGACCACCGGCGGGATCACCTCGACCAGGAGTACGGCGAGCAGGGTCAGCAGGGCCAGGCTGACCGCGGCGGTGACCGCGGGATGCCGGCCGGCCACGAGGGTCGGTAACGGCGACCTGCGGCGCGGTGGGCGTACCGGGAAGGGGTGTCTGCCGAACCAGCGGCCCGCGAGAATCAGGCCGACAATGATCAGGGTGAGCGCGGTCAGCGCGCCGGCGGCGCGCCCGGCGCGGGCCGCGAGGGCCTGGTAGCCGGCACCGGCGAGGTAGCTGGCACCGACCATCCACACTGCCCAGAGCGTTGCCGACGGGGTGTGCCAGGCGGCGAAGCGGCGGTAGGGTACGCCGTTGCGGCCGGCCAGGCGCGGCATCAGCGTGCGGGCGCCGACCACCCACTGTCCGAGGAAGATCGCGCGGCCGCCGAAGCGGACGAAGAGGCGCTCCGCGCGGGCCCAGTGCTTCGCCAGTTTGCCGCCCATCGGCCGCGCGGCATCCGCGGAGGAACGCGCGGTGGCCGGGGCGGAGGCGGCGCGGAAGTAGCCGACGGTGCCGCCCAGCACGGCGGCGGCGACCGCCACCAGCAGGGCCGGGACCACGTCGACCACGCCGGCGTCGGCCAGCAGGCCCATGGCGATCAATCCGGTCGCCGACGGCAGGACCACCCCCGCGATCACGGCGGCCTCGCCCGCGACCAGGGCTGCGACCACCGCATACACCAGCACCGGCGGGAGCCCGCCGAGCCAGTCGCCGAGCCATCCCACCGATGTTCCCCCGTTCGTTGTGACGCACGTCGATTGTTGGGACTTGGGTGGGCGGAGGAAATCCGTGATGCTCCTTAGGGATCCACGGATTTCCACCTGAGGGGGCGCCCATGCATCCGCTGCTGCACCGCCTGGACGAGCTCGCCGCCCACCTGGCCACCCGGGACGACACGGTCGCGGTGCTCGGGCTGGGGTCGGCCGGCGCCCAGCGGGGACGCCTCGACGACCACTCCGACCTGGACTTCTTCCTGGTCGTCGAGGAGGGCGCGACCAGCCGTTACGCGGACGGGACGGGCTGGCTGGAGACGCCCTGCCCGGTGGTCTACAGCTTCGCGAACGAGCGGCACGGCCGGAAGGCGCTCTACGCCGACGGGATCTTCGTCGAGTACGCCGTGTTCACCGTCGCCGAGCTGCACCGGGTCGCGTTCCGTGGCGCCCGGGTGGTGTGGCGCCGGGCGGACGCCCCGCCCGGGCTCACCGAGTCGGACGTCCCGGAGCCACGCCCGCCGTTCGACACCGTGGAGTTCCACCTCAACGAGGCGCTCACCAACCTGTACGTCGGCCTGCACCGGGAGCTGCGCGGCGAGCACCTGAGCGCGGCCCGGTTCATCCAGGGGCACGCCGTCGACCGGGTGATCGCGCTGCTGCGCCTGAGTGAGGGCGAACCGCCGTACCGTGACGTCTTCGATCCCAGCCGGCGCGTCGAGCGGACCTATCCACCGCACGTCCTTCCGCTGGCGGCGATGGTCCCGGGCTACCGCGGCAACGTCGCGGCGGCCCGGGCCGTGCTGGACTGGCTCAGCGCCCGCTTCCCGATCCCGGCGCCGCTGGGCGCCCGGATCGAGGAAATGCTCAGTAGTTGATCGGCAAGCCCGCGTAGTTCTCGGCGAGACCGGTGGCGCCGGCCTCGCTGGAGGCGACCCAGCGCAACTGCGAGAGCTGCAACTCGGCGTCGAACGGGTCTCCCGAGGTGTGCAGCATCGTGGTCATCCACCAGGAGAAGTGGGTGCACCGCCAGACCCGGCGCTGTGCGGCGTCCGAGTAAGCGTCGGCGAGCCGCGCGTCGTGCTCCCGGAAGCGCGCCACCAGGGCTTTGCTGAGCAGCGCCACGTCGGCGATCGCCAGGTTCAGCCCCTTGGCGCCGGTCGGCGGGACGATGTGCGCGGCGTCGCCGGCCAGGAACAGGTTGCCGTGCCGCATCGGCGTCTGCACGTAGCTGCGCATCGGCAGCACGCTCCTGTCGGTGATCTTGCCGGGGGTGAGTTTCCAGCCGTTCTGGCCGTGGCCGAGCCGGGTGGCCAGCGCGTCCCAGATCTGGTCGTCGGACCAGGAGGCGGGGTCGGTGCCGTTGGGAACCTGCAGGTAGAGGCGGCTGACCGTGGCCGAGCGCATCGAGTGCAGGGCGAAGCCGTCCGGGTGCCAGGCGTAGATCAGCTCGTCGGTGGAGGGTGCGACGTCGGCGAGGATGCCGAACCAGGAGTAGGGGTAGACCTTCTCGAACGTCTTGGCGGCGGGCACGGCGGCGCGGGACGGGCCGAAGGAGCCGTCACAGCCGGCGATGACCGCTGCATCCAGTCTCACGGCTTGTCCGCTTTTATCGGTAAAAGTCACATGTGGCCGATCGGTGGAGACGTCGTGCAACACCACATCGCCGACCTCGTAGTGGATCTCCTGGCCGCCCGCGCGGCGGGCGGCGATCAGATCCTTCTGCACCTCCGTCTGGCCGTAGACCCACACCGACCGCCCGGTCAGGTTCACGAAGTCCAGGTGGTGCCGCTCACC
Above is a genomic segment from Actinoplanes ianthinogenes containing:
- a CDS encoding NAD(P)-dependent alcohol dehydrogenase is translated as MRAMVYDRYGPPAVLRLDELPVPVPGAGQVLVKVAATSVNLSDWECLRGTPLYARVGGLRAPARRILGSDIAGWVEAVGPDVTRFRPGDQVYGDNLQAKGGFAEYATAPESALAVKPAALTFAQASAIPQAGAIAWQGIAGAAAGRRVLINGAGGGSGSFAIPLAKRLGAHVTGVDNAGKLDFMRSLGADEVLDYRRTDFTRAGPYDLILDLVAHRSVFAYRRALAPGGRYRCVGGSVSTLLRVLTAGTVAGLLTGRRLGVLAVQEGPQHFGPVAGLCAGGELDIHIDRTFPLEQVPEALARVGEGRALGKVIVQAS
- a CDS encoding AfsR/SARP family transcriptional regulator gives rise to the protein MALRIQVLGLTGAWLDGRPVDLGPAGQRAVLGLLVLAGGRPVTRSALIEAIWADEPPESAVNILQTRVKHLRRALEPGRPARRASRLIPRAGDGYRIDAPSGCVDLFEFRRLARLDRLDEALGCWKGDPLADVPVLSGHPALIALAEERYGVLVRHAEALLADGRAERAVALLAEAAAARPLDEAGQARLIRAYQAAGRRAEAFATYHAVRELLVEELGVDPGPELAAAHEALLREETPKPGGPTAPRVPRTPVPAELPPDLGGFVGREAELAQLDHLALADRDGPDTALRIIVLSGTPGVGKTTLAVRWAQRRRDRFADGQLYVDLRGYDPEQPMAPGDAPAGFLRSLGLPPEAIPVTLGERVARLRSMLAGRRMLLLLDNAASVDQVRPLLPGTGTCVVLVTSRDSLTGLVVGHDAKRLELDLLPLPDAMVLFTRLLGARVGVEAQAAAALAVQCARLPLALRIVAELAAMRGTAPLATLVDELSDQHRRLDLLVTGSDPRTDVGAVFSWSYGHLPPPVARIFRLLGLHPGPDIDSYALAALCGEDPATARRSADVLARAHLLGRADGDRYALHDLLRAYAAQLVAEDDEKSRAEALAGLLGYYRGAAQTAIDTLYPAERRRLLDSARHGTPAPDLHTAALSLSWLDAERANLVATAVHAARHGRPEHTTALTIILLRYLESAGHYDEATTLHTHALQAAVQVRDRRQEAHLETNFAVILAQQGRYPEAVQRLERAASLAAVIADPVAQARAVGNLGHVYQRQGRFPEAAERLAEAIALCRQAGDSTGEARGLGNLGQVYLRQGRDDQAVAPLRAAVDICRRIEDATGEAYALISISHIASRGGAYERAEQLARAALELCRRGNEPAGEGYALDGLGLARLRRDDPAGALALIRQALEIFRRLGERAGEANACNSLGEALTAAGDHAAARAQYTAALMLATEIGDEHQAARARRGLTPHPTVPGPAHTRL
- a CDS encoding cellulose binding domain-containing protein, encoding MSEIFRVLATATAVLALAVPAGAAAATPSTAGDPVAACAIDYGWVQVRPLVYIGSVAIHNTGTAVINGWTLSFPLREPQRVISSRTATFASLSDPVIAHNIESNGVVAPGSAVTVTFAASGVGTAVTDFTVNGTACTLTAP
- a CDS encoding TIGR04013 family B12-binding domain/radical SAM domain-containing protein; this encodes MSAPELVLVLRYRKAVTYGFHALLGALGEHETATWFEVRFGESAEETARHIREAGDVRTLVLWSFYSPDAAALADELKQIRALADGPQVTHLAGGVHATAEPMQTLDAGWDMAAIGEGESTLLSLVDAKGDPAGITGLAYRDADGKLVRTGKAKQRPLDDFPGFALKWDRFNALEITRGCIYACRFCQTPFMFSARFRHRSLANVRWHVDQMRARGLRDVRFITPTALSYGTQTDEPDLAAVEELLASCREGIGPNGRVFFGSFPSEIRPEHVSREALRLVKKYCDNNNIIVGAQSGSDRVLDAAKRGHGVEEVKRAARLGIEEGFRINVDMIFGMPGEGEQDVADSLRLARELADLGARIHAHTFMPLPGTPWRDAPPGDVDPETIREVDRLSRRGALYGHWQKQRDHAARLAAAAEAYPRPGRSRTLLPTVPPQTRLPQGD
- a CDS encoding DUF3152 domain-containing protein, translating into MPPSKAQVPEGTPRSPARITYPAAGHEKFAVASGETAAPAGKKGELLHYQVAVERDIHGVTADEFARTVTATLRDPRSWTAGGEWRLQRVGPGDRADFVVRLVTPKTRDALCAGARDGYTSCRSGDKVVVNVARWVKGVPGYGAGLDAYRQYVINHEVGHRLHQAHELCPGKGDPAPVMQQQTLGLHGCTANAWPFLNGDRYRGRIGAYDDNVPPRDKGNP
- a CDS encoding DedA family protein, whose translation is MGWLGDWLGGLPPVLVYAVVAALVAGEAAVIAGVVLPSATGLIAMGLLADAGVVDVVPALLVAVAAAVLGGTVGYFRAASAPATARSSADAARPMGGKLAKHWARAERLFVRFGGRAIFLGQWVVGARTLMPRLAGRNGVPYRRFAAWHTPSATLWAVWMVGASYLAGAGYQALAARAGRAAGALTALTLIIVGLILAGRWFGRHPFPVRPPRRRSPLPTLVAGRHPAVTAAVSLALLTLLAVLLVEVIPPVVRFSGLAAADDAVADWTRSQWTSDGYWFALSTATSLSPRVPLTLAVAVALLRWWWTRRPATRGFWAGLFEAAGPVLPAIVLETALAVIPHPGWRAADHLAFPSPAEYDGSVPLDAAATALADMSAGATAQTAAALGLLAWLLSSGLPWKWQVTVWTSASTVIVTGAGCWVYLGWGRLSETVAAVLLGAAWAALNAAVWSGRTTAHPVPADTAPTPEPVAATV
- a CDS encoding 4-hydroxybenzoate 3-monooxygenase, with the translated sequence MRTQVAIIGAGPAGLLLSHLLAQGGVDSVVLETRSEEYVAARIRAGILEHSSVELLESAGLGARLRAEGDEHRGIYLQWPGERHHLDFVNLTGRSVWVYGQTEVQKDLIAARRAGGQEIHYEVGDVVLHDVSTDRPHVTFTDKSGQAVRLDAAVIAGCDGSFGPSRAAVPAAKTFEKVYPYSWFGILADVAPSTDELIYAWHPDGFALHSMRSATVSRLYLQVPNGTDPASWSDDQIWDALATRLGHGQNGWKLTPGKITDRSVLPMRSYVQTPMRHGNLFLAGDAAHIVPPTGAKGLNLAIADVALLSKALVARFREHDARLADAYSDAAQRRVWRCTHFSWWMTTMLHTSGDPFDAELQLSQLRWVASSEAGATGLAENYAGLPINY